In one Mucilaginibacter sp. PAMB04168 genomic region, the following are encoded:
- a CDS encoding beta-galactosidase family protein, giving the protein MMIKVKWLALAIGAIILCHAPVKAQTKHSFSLGEQDFLLDGKPFQMISGEMHYPRVPREAWRDRMKMAKAMGLNTIGTYVFWNLHEPQKGVFDFTGNNDIVEFVRIAQQEGLWVVLRPSPYVCAEWEFGGYPYWLQNEKGLVVRSKEAQYLKEYKAYIDEVGKRLAPMQINHGGNILMVQIENEYGSYGSDKEYLAINQKMFKEAGFDGLLYTCDPAADATNGHLEGLLPAINGLDNPAKVKALVNKLHNGKGPYYIAEWYPAWFDWWGAPHHTVPAQAYAGRLDSVLTAGMSINMYMFHGGTTRGFMNGANYKDTSPYEPQTSSYDYDAPLDEAGNPTAKYLKFREVIQRSLPKGQALPQVPAAKPAMQISPVTLSQAAVLLNNLPKAVENPTPLTFEDLKQDYGYMLYSTTVVGGRNALLKVKQLRDFAIVMLNGKTVGTLDRRTKRDSINLELPTGNVKLDILVENMGRINFGKYLLENKKGITEKVLLGGEEIKGWKMYRFPMANSNAFRFVQATQSGNSPVMKKGSFNVSTLADTYLDMSKWGKGVVWVNGHNLGKYWNIGPQQTIYVPKEWLKKGSNSIIVLDLLTYNEQKVITTSKPVLNIMVKK; this is encoded by the coding sequence ATGATGATAAAAGTAAAGTGGCTTGCATTAGCCATTGGTGCCATTATATTGTGCCATGCTCCGGTCAAAGCACAAACAAAACATTCATTTTCATTAGGCGAGCAGGACTTTCTGCTCGACGGGAAGCCTTTCCAGATGATAAGCGGAGAAATGCACTATCCGCGTGTGCCGCGCGAAGCCTGGCGAGACCGGATGAAGATGGCCAAAGCCATGGGGCTAAATACCATCGGCACCTATGTGTTCTGGAATTTACATGAACCCCAAAAAGGCGTTTTTGATTTTACAGGCAACAATGATATTGTTGAATTTGTACGCATTGCCCAGCAAGAGGGGCTGTGGGTTGTTCTACGGCCAAGCCCGTATGTATGCGCGGAATGGGAATTCGGCGGCTATCCGTACTGGCTGCAAAACGAGAAGGGGCTGGTTGTTAGGAGTAAGGAGGCCCAGTACCTGAAAGAATATAAGGCATACATCGATGAAGTAGGTAAAAGGCTGGCCCCCATGCAGATAAATCACGGTGGCAATATTTTGATGGTACAGATTGAAAATGAGTATGGTTCATACGGCAGTGATAAAGAATACCTGGCTATTAATCAAAAAATGTTTAAAGAAGCCGGTTTTGATGGTTTGCTTTACACCTGCGACCCTGCTGCTGATGCTACAAACGGCCACCTGGAAGGACTTCTACCCGCAATTAACGGCTTGGATAACCCTGCCAAAGTAAAAGCGCTGGTAAATAAACTGCACAATGGAAAAGGGCCGTACTACATTGCCGAATGGTATCCGGCTTGGTTTGACTGGTGGGGAGCACCTCATCATACTGTGCCTGCCCAAGCCTATGCCGGTAGGTTAGATTCGGTGCTAACCGCTGGTATGTCTATCAATATGTACATGTTTCATGGTGGTACAACGCGCGGCTTTATGAATGGCGCCAACTATAAAGATACCAGCCCTTATGAACCGCAAACCAGCAGTTACGATTATGATGCCCCTCTGGATGAAGCTGGTAATCCTACTGCTAAATATCTGAAATTTAGGGAGGTTATTCAACGCAGTTTACCAAAAGGGCAGGCGTTGCCACAGGTGCCTGCAGCGAAACCAGCTATGCAAATTAGTCCGGTTACCTTGAGCCAAGCCGCCGTTTTGTTAAATAATCTGCCTAAAGCTGTAGAAAACCCAACACCATTAACTTTTGAGGACCTTAAGCAGGATTATGGCTATATGCTATACAGTACAACGGTTGTGGGAGGACGAAATGCTTTATTAAAAGTAAAGCAATTAAGAGACTTTGCCATAGTTATGTTGAACGGAAAAACGGTTGGAACCCTGGACCGCAGGACCAAACGCGACAGCATTAACCTGGAGCTCCCTACAGGCAACGTTAAACTCGATATACTGGTAGAGAATATGGGCCGCATTAATTTTGGCAAATATCTGCTAGAGAATAAAAAGGGTATCACCGAAAAGGTTTTGCTTGGTGGTGAGGAAATTAAAGGCTGGAAAATGTACAGATTCCCGATGGCCAATAGCAACGCTTTCCGATTTGTACAAGCAACTCAATCCGGAAATTCTCCCGTTATGAAAAAAGGAAGTTTTAATGTAAGTACGCTTGCAGATACCTATCTGGATATGAGTAAGTGGGGAAAAGGGGTTGTTTGGGTAAATGGACATAATTTGGGTAAGTACTGGAACATTGGCCCTCAGCAAACGATTTATGTGCCCAAAGAATGGCTTAAAAAAGGCAGCAATAGCATCATCGTACTGGATTTACTGACTTACAACGAACAAAAGGTAATTACCACCAGTAAGCCTGTGTTAAATATTATGGTAAAAAAGTAA
- a CDS encoding glycoside hydrolase family 2 TIM barrel-domain containing protein, which yields MKKLLFILTFITSVVSAQDARNDWENPSLLDWNKEKAHAAFMLYDNAANAKIDDYKLSPYFRSLNGDWKFSYVNKYAQRQKDFYRTDLDDSKWGTIAVPSNWELKGFGIPIYTNITYPHLRQPPLIGDNNPVGTYRKTFSVPANWQGKEVLLHFGSISGCAFVYVNGQKVGMSKVAKSPAEFNITKYLKPGENLLAVQVFRWHDGSYLEDQDFWRLSGIERDAFLYAVPGKTVWDYFLHAGLDDAYKNGTFSAEVALRSFAKQVTAPSSLTIEIFDRSGKRVFSESQSVNASNDTLQQVRFKGLVKQPSRWSAESPYLYDCVMTWRLGGETFVTSNKIGFRRVEIKGAQLMVNGVPILVKGVNRHEHDDVQGHVPVRETMLKDIRLMKQFNINAVRTSHYPNDPLWYKLCDQYGLYLVDEANIETHGMGAELQGWFDRSKHPAYLPEWAPAHVDRTIRLVERDKNHPSVIIWSLGNECGNGPVFHQTYKWIKERDPSRPVQFEQAGESENTDIVCPMYPSITNMKKYAAADKQRPYIMCEYAHAMGNSNGNFQEYWDIISSSKHMQGGFIWDWVDQGIRTVNANQDVFWAYGGDLGAFHLQNDENGVADGLVSSDRTPDPGLYEVKKVYQNIHFSSTSPGSGRFTVRNMFDFTDLDQYNFKWLLYKNGELIKQTPFTLNLAPHQQKEVKLPLNGTGNNLSDEYFVIIRALAKKPSEMIPQGHVIAEEQFKLGGDYFASQPEKKGQLVIKRNEKTLSFTAGDISGEFDITAGRMNTFASSGGQALRQFPEPYFWRAPTDNDFGNGMPEKLGIWRNAHAARTVKSVVVGEQNTTGLNIAVNYLLDGIDVPYTVNYHVNNDGSVKITAAIDMTGRNLPELPRFGMRMPVRGGYNHLSYYGRGPWENYSDRNTAAFIGRYNDLVENQFYRGYIRPQESGYKTDVRWLTLLDAEGKGLKVEGAQPLCFSAMNIATEALDPGLSKKQQHPTDLRYSNNVFLQIDLAQRGVGGDDSWGALPHQQYRLLGKKYSYSYTLSLVK from the coding sequence ATGAAAAAACTGCTATTTATCCTTACTTTCATTACCTCAGTAGTTAGCGCACAAGATGCCCGAAACGACTGGGAGAACCCCAGCTTGTTGGATTGGAATAAAGAAAAGGCACATGCAGCCTTTATGCTTTATGATAACGCCGCTAATGCTAAAATTGATGACTATAAGTTGTCGCCATATTTCCGGTCATTGAATGGTGATTGGAAGTTTAGCTATGTAAATAAATATGCACAGCGGCAAAAGGATTTTTATCGAACCGACCTCGACGACTCTAAATGGGGTACTATTGCGGTGCCATCCAACTGGGAGCTAAAAGGTTTTGGTATTCCAATCTACACCAATATCACTTATCCGCATTTGAGGCAGCCGCCTTTAATTGGAGATAACAACCCGGTGGGAACCTATCGGAAAACATTCAGCGTGCCTGCAAATTGGCAAGGTAAGGAAGTGCTGCTCCATTTTGGTTCAATTAGCGGATGTGCATTTGTTTACGTTAATGGACAGAAAGTGGGCATGTCTAAGGTGGCTAAATCCCCGGCAGAATTTAACATTACAAAATACCTGAAACCAGGCGAAAACCTGCTGGCTGTACAAGTTTTTCGCTGGCACGATGGCAGTTATCTGGAAGATCAGGATTTTTGGCGACTGAGCGGGATAGAACGTGACGCTTTCCTTTACGCCGTGCCCGGTAAAACCGTATGGGATTACTTTTTACATGCAGGCCTCGATGATGCTTATAAGAACGGCACTTTCTCTGCAGAGGTAGCTTTAAGATCTTTTGCGAAACAAGTTACCGCCCCATCTTCTCTTACCATCGAAATATTTGATCGTTCAGGTAAACGTGTATTTTCCGAAAGTCAGTCTGTAAATGCCAGCAATGATACTTTGCAGCAAGTGCGTTTCAAAGGGCTGGTAAAACAACCTTCAAGATGGAGTGCGGAATCCCCGTACCTGTATGATTGCGTAATGACCTGGAGATTGGGAGGCGAAACTTTTGTTACCTCCAATAAAATCGGGTTCAGGCGGGTGGAGATCAAAGGTGCTCAACTGATGGTAAATGGCGTTCCCATATTGGTGAAGGGAGTAAACCGCCATGAACATGATGATGTGCAGGGCCACGTGCCTGTACGCGAAACGATGCTTAAAGATATAAGGCTGATGAAACAGTTTAATATCAATGCCGTTCGTACTAGTCATTACCCCAACGATCCGCTGTGGTATAAACTTTGCGACCAGTACGGGCTTTACTTGGTAGATGAAGCCAATATTGAAACCCATGGCATGGGAGCGGAGTTGCAGGGATGGTTTGATCGGTCTAAACATCCGGCTTATCTCCCGGAGTGGGCACCTGCACACGTCGACCGCACCATACGTTTGGTAGAACGGGATAAAAACCATCCGTCTGTGATCATTTGGTCTTTAGGAAACGAATGCGGTAATGGCCCGGTGTTCCATCAAACATATAAATGGATTAAAGAACGCGACCCCAGCCGCCCGGTTCAGTTTGAGCAGGCCGGCGAGAGTGAGAATACCGATATTGTTTGCCCAATGTATCCCAGCATCACTAACATGAAAAAATATGCTGCGGCAGACAAGCAAAGACCATATATTATGTGTGAGTATGCGCATGCCATGGGTAACAGTAACGGAAACTTTCAGGAATACTGGGATATCATCTCCAGCAGCAAGCACATGCAGGGCGGTTTCATTTGGGACTGGGTAGATCAGGGCATACGCACTGTAAATGCCAACCAAGATGTTTTTTGGGCTTACGGCGGCGATTTGGGTGCTTTTCATCTGCAAAACGATGAGAACGGTGTAGCCGATGGGCTGGTAAGCTCCGACCGTACACCCGACCCGGGATTATATGAAGTAAAGAAAGTATACCAGAACATCCATTTCAGCTCTACATCCCCCGGTAGTGGCAGGTTCACCGTGCGGAATATGTTTGATTTTACCGACCTCGATCAGTATAATTTCAAGTGGTTGTTATACAAAAATGGTGAGTTGATTAAACAGACGCCTTTTACGTTAAATTTAGCACCTCATCAACAAAAGGAAGTTAAACTACCGCTTAACGGCACAGGCAACAATTTGAGCGATGAGTATTTTGTTATCATCCGTGCATTAGCTAAAAAGCCATCAGAGATGATACCGCAGGGCCATGTAATTGCCGAAGAACAGTTTAAGCTAGGCGGTGATTATTTTGCAAGCCAGCCTGAAAAAAAAGGACAATTGGTTATAAAGCGAAACGAAAAGACGCTGAGCTTTACAGCTGGCGACATTAGCGGGGAGTTTGATATAACAGCCGGCCGCATGAACACGTTTGCAAGCAGTGGCGGGCAAGCACTAAGGCAATTCCCAGAACCTTATTTTTGGCGTGCACCAACCGATAACGATTTTGGAAATGGAATGCCGGAAAAATTAGGCATTTGGCGCAATGCTCATGCAGCCCGCACAGTAAAGAGTGTGGTTGTTGGTGAGCAAAATACCACTGGGTTAAACATCGCCGTAAATTATTTATTAGACGGCATTGATGTACCGTATACGGTTAACTATCACGTTAACAACGATGGTTCGGTTAAAATAACTGCTGCAATAGATATGACGGGCCGCAACCTGCCCGAATTGCCTCGCTTTGGTATGCGGATGCCGGTTCGTGGCGGTTATAACCATTTGTCTTATTACGGACGCGGACCTTGGGAAAATTATAGCGACCGTAATACGGCAGCATTTATTGGCCGTTATAACGATCTGGTAGAAAATCAATTTTACCGCGGTTATATAAGGCCGCAAGAAAGTGGCTATAAAACCGATGTAAGGTGGCTAACATTGCTTGATGCCGAAGGAAAAGGCTTAAAGGTGGAAGGTGCCCAGCCCTTATGTTTTAGCGCGATGAACATTGCGACCGAAGCCCTTGACCCCGGCCTGTCCAAAAAGCAGCAACATCCAACAGATCTGCGTTACAGTAACAATGTGTTTCTGCAAATTGACCTGGCCCAGCGCGGAGTTGGGGGAGATGACAGTTGGGGAGCATTGCCTCATCAACAGTACCGTTTGCTGGGAAAGAAGTACAGCTATTCCTATACATTAAGTTTGGTTAAATAA
- a CDS encoding glycoside hydrolase, with protein sequence MRPLKIILLLLLSLTAFISCKKGNAGIEETSASADDLTVKKDNAVSWVNVIPASSFSSFSTYWNNLYPWGSDHNGTARMRAENISVSGGVLTLTSAPSGSVGNSNKDPYLPIHYYSGTIYAKTIPVIDTSWPKWHFKGEFQCESQRGTWPAFWITGADSWPPESDFMEFKGSATCWTNTYKNLSGGWSSVGTTVASPGNWHTYSVYVTKTNATDVSIEYWIDGSLKSTQTGANFVGKRFNIIIDYQMEGASGSPGPTGTTYMRARNVIVEKSATL encoded by the coding sequence ATGAGACCTTTAAAAATAATTTTGCTTTTACTTTTGTCGCTTACTGCTTTTATCTCGTGTAAAAAAGGCAATGCTGGCATTGAAGAAACCAGCGCGAGCGCTGACGATCTAACAGTCAAAAAAGATAATGCCGTATCGTGGGTAAACGTCATCCCGGCTAGTTCTTTCAGCTCGTTCTCTACGTACTGGAATAACCTTTACCCTTGGGGATCTGACCATAATGGTACAGCCAGAATGCGTGCGGAAAATATCAGCGTATCAGGCGGTGTATTAACGCTAACCAGTGCGCCAAGCGGCAGCGTGGGTAACAGCAATAAAGACCCTTACTTGCCTATCCATTACTATTCGGGCACCATCTATGCTAAAACAATCCCCGTGATTGATACATCATGGCCCAAATGGCACTTTAAAGGCGAGTTTCAGTGCGAATCCCAGCGCGGAACCTGGCCAGCGTTTTGGATTACAGGGGCAGACTCCTGGCCGCCTGAAAGCGATTTTATGGAATTTAAGGGAAGTGCAACCTGCTGGACAAATACTTACAAAAATTTAAGTGGAGGGTGGTCAAGTGTGGGTACAACCGTTGCTAGCCCTGGCAACTGGCATACTTACTCAGTATACGTAACCAAAACTAACGCAACCGACGTATCTATAGAATATTGGATAGACGGCTCGTTAAAAAGTACCCAAACCGGCGCCAACTTTGTAGGTAAACGATTTAACATCATAATTGATTATCAGATGGAGGGCGCATCAGGATCTCCGGGCCCTACCGGAACAACGTATATGCGTGCGCGAAACGTTATTGTTGAAAAAAGTGCAACCTTGTAA
- a CDS encoding glycoside hydrolase family 2 TIM barrel-domain containing protein, giving the protein MIKIILTGVLLATGLLATAQNNLITNIGNRKAVSLNGTWQYIVDPYETGFYDYRYKELREDHPDAYWNTDVPTDRSEKKEHGYTDKYTLHVPGDWNHQKPEFVYYEGTVWYKKTFNYPKTTAGNKYYLYFGAVNYRADVYLNGKKLGMHKGGFTPFNFEVPATLLKETGNFLVVKVDNKRDANEVPTLNTDWWNYGGITRNVKLIEVPQKFIQDYVIQLKRPQPGKAPAKSPLAEGWVKLSQQPAANEMISIEIPELKYKKQIPATAQVTRLSINLPKVQLWSPLQPKLYKVLVSTATDRVEDKIGFRTIEAYGKQVLLNGKPLFMRGISIHGEIPQDVRRAYSEADARQLLGQACELGCNMVRLAHYPHDETMTRLADSLGIVVWSEIPVYWTINFGSAEVLAKAKVQLNEMITRDHNRASVIIWSVGNETPISQTRTNFMKSLITAARELDNTRMISAALEVNYNSGKNLNLIDDPLGEFVDLVAFNEYLGWYGGLPDKCRTTNWGTVYNKPLFVSETGAEGKTGFHADSLTRFSEEYQAWYYREQIAMLKRMPDNYVGISPWVLADFRSPKRNNPLYQEGWNRKGLYDDKGNKKQAFYILQQYYQDIAQKTGK; this is encoded by the coding sequence ATGATCAAGATAATTCTGACAGGAGTACTGTTGGCAACGGGATTGCTAGCCACTGCACAAAATAATTTAATTACTAATATAGGGAACCGCAAGGCCGTTAGCCTGAACGGCACCTGGCAGTATATTGTTGACCCGTATGAAACTGGGTTTTACGATTACCGCTACAAAGAACTGCGCGAAGACCACCCGGATGCGTATTGGAATACCGATGTACCCACCGACCGCAGTGAAAAAAAAGAACATGGTTATACCGACAAATACACCTTACATGTACCAGGTGACTGGAACCATCAAAAACCGGAGTTTGTGTATTACGAAGGTACTGTATGGTATAAGAAGACGTTTAATTACCCTAAAACGACTGCCGGCAATAAATACTACTTGTATTTTGGTGCTGTAAATTACCGGGCCGATGTTTACCTGAACGGCAAAAAGCTCGGCATGCACAAAGGTGGCTTTACTCCCTTTAACTTTGAAGTGCCCGCAACGCTGCTTAAAGAAACCGGCAACTTTCTGGTAGTAAAGGTAGATAACAAGCGCGATGCCAATGAGGTACCCACGCTCAACACCGATTGGTGGAACTACGGCGGCATAACCCGCAATGTAAAGCTGATTGAGGTGCCTCAAAAATTTATACAGGATTACGTCATCCAGCTTAAAAGGCCGCAGCCAGGCAAAGCACCGGCCAAATCACCATTGGCAGAAGGCTGGGTGAAACTTAGCCAGCAGCCTGCGGCTAATGAAATGATCAGTATTGAAATTCCGGAGCTGAAATACAAAAAGCAGATACCGGCTACCGCTCAGGTTACTAGGCTAAGCATCAATTTACCTAAAGTGCAATTGTGGTCGCCGCTACAACCCAAACTGTACAAAGTATTAGTAAGTACTGCAACTGATAGGGTAGAAGATAAAATAGGTTTCAGAACAATTGAGGCATACGGTAAACAGGTATTACTTAATGGCAAACCGCTGTTTATGCGCGGCATTAGTATACATGGCGAGATACCACAGGATGTAAGACGCGCTTACAGCGAGGCGGATGCCCGGCAACTGCTGGGTCAGGCTTGTGAACTGGGCTGCAATATGGTAAGATTAGCACACTATCCGCACGACGAAACAATGACGCGTTTGGCCGATTCGCTGGGCATAGTGGTATGGTCTGAGATACCGGTGTACTGGACTATTAACTTTGGCAGTGCCGAGGTGTTAGCCAAGGCCAAGGTGCAACTTAACGAGATGATTACCCGCGACCATAACCGCGCCAGCGTCATTATTTGGTCGGTAGGTAACGAAACACCTATCAGTCAAACCCGAACTAATTTTATGAAAAGCCTGATTACGGCTGCGCGTGAGCTCGACAACACCCGCATGATATCTGCAGCTCTGGAAGTGAACTATAATTCGGGTAAAAATCTCAATTTGATTGACGATCCTCTGGGCGAATTTGTTGATCTGGTAGCGTTTAACGAATACCTTGGCTGGTACGGCGGCCTGCCCGATAAGTGCCGAACTACTAACTGGGGCACTGTTTACAACAAACCCTTATTTGTTAGTGAAACAGGTGCCGAGGGTAAAACCGGCTTCCATGCCGATTCGCTTACTCGCTTCAGTGAAGAATACCAGGCTTGGTATTACCGCGAGCAGATAGCTATGCTCAAGCGCATGCCCGATAATTATGTAGGCATTTCACCCTGGGTACTGGCAGATTTTCGTTCACCCAAGCGTAACAACCCGCTTTACCAGGAAGGCTGGAACCGCAAGGGCTTGTATGACGACAAGGGAAATAAAAAACAAGCGTTTTATATTCTTCAACAATATTATCAAGACATCGCGCAAAAAACAGGCAAATAG
- a CDS encoding glycoside hydrolase family 43 protein gives MKTFNQIKYLILLFILPALYAHGQRNNFTPGEIWPDDKGVHINAHGGGIMYQKGKYYWFGEHKIAGGAGNRAMVGVHCYSSKDLYNWKDEGIALKVSEDTTSDIAKGCILERPKVVYNKKTKKYVMWFHLELRGQGYKAARAGVATSDRINGPYTFIKSYRPNAGFMPIYPARTPDAEKVDCANIKNRSEGFFCRDLPGGQMARDMTVFVDDDGKAYHVFSAEENATLDMAELTDDYTAHTGKFARVYPGRSTEAPAVFKRKGIYYMIGSGTTGWDPNPGRWFSAPSIWGPWTYHGNPCKGLKAEITFGGQSTHVLPVQGKKDAFIFMADKWTPKDAIDGRYLWLPVKFKGDEMEINWLEKWDLTVFDK, from the coding sequence ATGAAAACGTTTAATCAAATAAAATACCTGATCTTATTATTCATACTCCCTGCTTTATACGCTCACGGGCAACGCAATAACTTTACACCTGGCGAAATCTGGCCCGATGATAAAGGCGTGCATATTAATGCTCACGGTGGCGGCATAATGTATCAAAAAGGGAAGTATTACTGGTTTGGCGAGCACAAAATTGCCGGAGGTGCAGGCAATAGGGCCATGGTTGGTGTACATTGTTACTCATCAAAAGACTTATACAACTGGAAGGATGAAGGCATTGCTTTAAAGGTGTCTGAAGATACCACAAGCGACATTGCCAAAGGCTGTATTTTAGAACGGCCTAAAGTAGTTTACAATAAGAAAACGAAGAAGTACGTGATGTGGTTCCATTTGGAGTTGCGTGGGCAGGGATACAAAGCAGCACGAGCCGGAGTGGCCACAAGTGATCGTATTAATGGCCCGTATACCTTTATCAAGAGCTATCGCCCAAATGCCGGTTTTATGCCAATTTATCCGGCCAGAACGCCAGACGCTGAGAAAGTAGATTGCGCCAACATTAAGAACCGGAGCGAGGGTTTCTTTTGCAGAGACCTGCCCGGAGGACAAATGGCCAGAGATATGACGGTGTTTGTGGATGATGACGGGAAGGCTTACCATGTGTTCTCTGCAGAAGAGAACGCCACGCTTGATATGGCAGAACTGACAGACGACTATACCGCTCACACCGGCAAGTTTGCAAGAGTTTACCCGGGGCGCTCAACCGAAGCGCCGGCTGTATTTAAGCGTAAGGGTATTTACTATATGATTGGCTCAGGCACAACAGGTTGGGATCCAAATCCGGGGCGTTGGTTTTCTGCGCCATCCATTTGGGGGCCATGGACATATCATGGTAATCCATGTAAAGGGTTGAAAGCGGAAATTACATTTGGCGGGCAAAGTACGCACGTACTGCCGGTACAGGGCAAAAAAGACGCTTTCATTTTTATGGCCGATAAATGGACGCCGAAAGATGCAATTGATGGGCGTTACCTCTGGCTGCCGGTCAAGTTTAAGGGAGACGAGATGGAAATTAATTGGCTGGAAAAATGGGATCTAACGGTATTTGACAAGTAA
- a CDS encoding glycoside hydrolase family 16 protein, whose protein sequence is MKVLITLLLFLPSLSMQTPVSQTQQSDYKLVWSDEFNTDGAPNPDNWTYEKGFVRNHELQWYNTENARCKGGKLIIEAKTDTSKNPIYDPTSSDWKKARPKIGYTSASINTSGKHQWQYGRFEMRARFDVDPGLWPAFWTLGVNGEWPSCGEIDIMEYYRGKVLANIACGTLARYKARWFSNTKALEEFKDKDWAQKFHTWKMDWDEQAISLYVDDQLLNSVKLSELENASKNPVNPFKQPHYILLNLALGGDNGGDPKGTPFPRTFEIDYVRVYQKEPNAIKQ, encoded by the coding sequence ATGAAAGTATTAATCACCTTGTTGCTCTTTTTGCCCTCGCTGTCAATGCAAACGCCAGTGAGCCAGACCCAGCAATCTGACTACAAGCTTGTATGGAGCGACGAGTTCAATACAGACGGAGCGCCGAACCCTGACAATTGGACGTATGAGAAGGGTTTTGTTCGCAATCATGAATTACAATGGTATAATACTGAAAATGCACGCTGCAAGGGAGGGAAATTGATTATTGAAGCCAAGACAGACACTTCTAAAAATCCAATATACGACCCAACTTCTTCAGATTGGAAAAAAGCCCGTCCAAAAATTGGGTATACCTCAGCAAGTATCAATACATCAGGCAAGCACCAGTGGCAGTATGGACGTTTTGAAATGCGTGCCCGTTTCGATGTAGACCCTGGGCTTTGGCCGGCATTTTGGACGTTAGGCGTTAATGGCGAATGGCCCTCCTGCGGAGAAATTGATATTATGGAGTATTACAGGGGCAAAGTCTTAGCCAACATTGCCTGCGGAACTTTGGCCAGGTACAAAGCCCGGTGGTTCAGTAATACCAAAGCGCTTGAAGAGTTTAAGGATAAAGATTGGGCTCAAAAGTTTCATACCTGGAAGATGGATTGGGATGAACAAGCTATTAGTCTTTACGTGGATGATCAACTGCTAAATTCTGTAAAGCTAAGCGAGCTCGAAAACGCCAGTAAAAACCCGGTTAACCCATTTAAGCAGCCACATTACATTCTGCTTAATCTTGCACTTGGTGGTGATAACGGTGGCGATCCTAAAGGCACACCATTTCCGCGTACCTTCGAGATTGATTACGTGCGTGTTTACCAAAAAGAACCCAATGCTATTAAACAGTAA